One genomic segment of Plasmodium cynomolgi strain B DNA, chromosome 14, whole genome shotgun sequence includes these proteins:
- a CDS encoding hypothetical protein (putative), translating into MLGKRKLGEAQKQKKKKKWIEELDDDSEEIDLDCLNNLEEQERADLEKEDEEVNQEEEKNDASSMAVGGDETITENGNNKKKKRYDWMSSDDEDISSEEDEEEEEVELVEKGKEKKEQEQGGERTNSSGGTLLEPDNAAEKGILSKNSSALKGGGENGNVGYHPNGVKYDMNNGYGKCGNIRKMNIDERSSHSDDGPVEIIENINKYSINPLDIKLEEIEHLVTCVTENLVDFLEKFTKNKIVQINSDKSTNHTIIYKYDEKNNDTVLINKFPHYGKLFVHVKNYQVIITKFL; encoded by the exons atgctaggaaaaaggaaacttGGTGAAGCccaaaaacagaaaaagaaaaaaaaatggatcgAGGAATTAGATGACGATTCAGAAGAAATTGATTTAGACTGCCTAAACAATTTGGAAGAGCAGGAAAGGGCCGATTTGGAAAAAGAGGACGAGGAGGTAAAtcaagaggaggaaaaaaatgacgcatCCAGCATGGCTGTAGGTGGTGATGAAACTATCACCGAGaatggaaataataaaaagaaaaaaagatatgaCTGGATGAGTAGTGACGATGAAGATATATCAAGcgaggaggatgaggaagaagaggaggtgGAATTAgttgaaaagggaaaagaaaagaaggaacaagAACAGGGCGGAGAGAGAACGAATAGCAGTGGTGGAACCCTCTTGGAACCCGACAACGCTGCTGAGAAAGGTATACTTTCTAAAAATAGCAGTGCGTTgaaaggagggggagaaaacggAAATGTAGGATACCATCCAAATGGTGTGAAATATGATATGAATAATGGTTATGGGAAGTGCGGAAATATACGTAAGATGAACATTGATGAAAGGAGTAGCCATAGTGACGATGGCCCCGTCGaaattattgaaaatataaataaatattcaatTAACCCGTTAGACATCAAACTTGAAGAAATCGAGCACCTAGTAAC TTGTGTTACGGAGAATTTGGTggattttttagaaaaattcacaaaaaacaaaatcgtGCAAATTAATTCAGACAAGTCAACAAATCATACGATTATATACAagtatgatgaaaaaaataatgacacAGTTTTGATCAATAAATTTCCGCATTATGGGAAGTTATTTGTTCATGTCAAAAATTATCAAGTAATTATTACGAAATTTTTGTAG
- a CDS encoding RED-like protein (putative) — MSSELTNSDFRLIFDNYEKEKKERENNLLLKEQKKLKRKQKYLTKKKKSEEKEEQKYRDRAEERRKGIVKDVKDASVLYDNANNTIDESKFMGGDTEHTHLVKGLDYLLLNKVRNKLIDKISSEKEKLKANKTSDGRISNKIPTFSNEESRHIFKYFFLYEHPHHIHFKKKIENIYDNIINNMKFKNYNKNIYSVNYKYNISMEVEKNDVPIRYIYKVEDVKVNYTYHLKASVLDEIDEQNYELVQEDDDDIDIFKNDEDAVSGDAKRANSTATATDAANVRGNHLGSSADEEEMKKKDDDDDNDSYSDNDDDDDDDDDDDDDDDDGDDDDGGRSNASGGHTKQRNEEKHEKDENKETQLDKGDNINLFYSGKLPYKGKSKTENENNKNSLTGNVFKDTYDECYPGYRKSGFF; from the exons ATGTCGAGCGAACTAACAAACAGCGATTTCCGCCTCATCTTTGACAActacgaaaaggaaaagaaggaaagggaaaacaacTTGCTGCTGAAGGAGCAGAAGAAATTgaagagaaaacaaaaatatttaacaaaaaaaaaaaaaagtgaagaaaaagaagaacaaaaatatagagACAGAGCAgaagaaaggagaaaaggaatcGTAAAAGATGTTAAGGATGCAAGTGTGCTATATGACAATGCGAATAACACAATTGATGAGTCGAAATTCATGGGAGGAGATACGGAACATACCCATTTGGTTAAAGGGCTTGACTATTTACTTTTAAACAAAgtaagaaataaattaattgaTAAGATAAGCtcagagaaggaaaaattaaaagcaaatAAAACGAGTGATGGTCGGATATCCAACAAAATACCAACTTTTTCCAACGAAGAATCGaggcacatttttaaatatttttttctgtatgaACATCCACAtcatatacattttaaaaagaaaatagagAACATTTATGAtaacataataaataatatgaaatttaaaaattacaacaaaaatatttactccGTTAATTATAAGTACAACATCAGTatggaggtggaaaaaaatgatgtgcCTATCAGGTATATATACAAGGTAGAAGACGTTAAGGTGAATTATACTTACCATTTGAAAGCCTCCGTTTTGGACGAAATAGAT GAACAGAATTATGAGCTTGTCCAGGAGGACGACGATGACATTGACATTTTTAAGAACGATGAGGATGCGGTTAGCGGTGACGCCAAACGGGCTAACAGCACAGCCACTGCGACGGATGCTGCGAATGTTAGGGGCAACCACCTGGGAAGCAGCGCAGATGAGGaggagatgaagaagaaggacgacgatgatgataaTGATAGTTATAGTGATAatgatgacgatgacgatgacgatgatgatgatgatgatgatgacgatgatggtgacgatgatgatggtgGCAGATCAAATGCCAGTGGTGGGCACACGAAGCAACGCAATGAGGAAAAACACGAAAAAGACGAAAATAAAGAGACACAACTGGATAAGGGCGATAACATAAACTTGTTCTATTCTGGAAAATTGCCCTATAAAGGGAAGAGCAAAACTGAAAATGAGAATAATAAGAACAGCCTAACTGGAAACGTTTTTAAGGACACATATGATGAGTGCTATCCGGGTTATAGGAAGAGCggctttttttaa
- a CDS encoding U1A small nuclear ribonucleoprotein (putative), whose protein sequence is MKHSSATNQSGDNEPNNDNPDESTYNHNDVSSAVDELQERNSTTNDNVSNGNFGEHPPNYDGGPNDDTSKLNSPNGHAEESNEPNNETNASSENVSNDVADARNQGDGLNSSGIPTGGVMNQMNNAMYNPNMHYNMQNNKMMMNGGKNMHGKFPMNMNPPMSMFQNRQPNPMLFNNPMHYMNNKAYLKHLKYNKVITADPSIPPNETLYVKNLNDRIKIDEMKKSLKDLFKQYGVIEDLVVMKSFWRKGQAWVVYDTVESSTKALNALQGFVLFGKIMQINYSHNKSDVHSKRDGTFVERSKEPKKPKQILERERKQKEIFEMMQRNFIEMQMNNFRIMQNNELEKRKKIDLSQMDKQALIAKAQAKAYEEKNKKK, encoded by the exons ATGAAACATAGCAGTGCGACAAACCAGTCGGGCGATAATGAACCGAATAACGACAACCCGGATGAGTCCACATACAACCACAACGATGTTTCTTCTGCAGTTGACGAGCTACAAGAAAGAAATAGCACCACAAATGATAATGTGTCAAATGGCAACTTTGGTGAGCATCCCCCCAATTATGATGGTGGCCCCAATGATGACACCAGCAAGTTGAACTCCCCCAACGGGCATGCCGAGGAGAGCAACGAACCGAATAACGAAACAAACGCAAGTAGTGAAAATGTCAGTAACGACGTAGCGGATGCGAGAAACCAAGGTGACGGCCTAAACAGTTCAGGTATCCCAACTGGGGGTGTGATGAACCAAATGAACAACGCCATGTACAACCCCAACATGCACTACAACATGCAGaacaacaaaatgatgaTGAATGGTGGAAAAAACATGCACGGGAAATTCCCAATGAATATGAACCCACCCATGAGCATGTTTCAAAACA GACAACCAAACCCTATGTTATTTAATAACCCTATGCACTACATGAACAATAAAGCCTATTTGAAGCACCTGAAATACAATAAAGTCATTACAGCTGACCCGAGCATACCCCCAAATGAAACCTTGTACGTAAAAAACTTAAACGACAGAATTAAAAtagatgaaatgaaaaaaagtttaaaagaTTTATTTAAGCAGTATGGTGTAATCGAAGACCTGGTAGTTATGAAgtcattttggagaaaaggaCAAGCATGGGTTGTGTATGATACTGTCGAAAGTTCAACAAAAGCGCTAAATGCCCTACAAGGGTTTGtactttttggaaaaatcaTGCAGATAAATTATTCACATAACAAAAGTGATGTGCACTCAAAGAGAGATGGTACCTTTGTCGAAAGATCCAAAGAACCTAAGAAACCAAAACAGATCCTCGAGAGAGAACGGAAGCAGAAAGAAATCTTCGAAATGATGCAGAGAAATTTTATAGAAATgcaaatgaataattttcgaattatgcaaaataacgaattagaaaaaagaaaaaaaattgacttaAGTCAAATGGATAAACAAGCTCTAATTGCTAAGGCTCAGGCAAAGGCGtacgaggaaaaaaacaaaaaaaaatga
- a CDS encoding vacuolar ATP synthase subunit h (putative) → MHMDDCFEIIVDNNIIQTLTVLQYDKWRDNDIYDTIVQLLHKLDQRVKNYSNFERYCHELSKGKLKWSVLHTEKFWLENVMQFEKDEFKAIQQLADIIKSYAHNIAQKSDSMELKEEVDGVTVAVACFDIGEFARLYPNGKKICQKFRIKENVMILIATKDRDIVREALLCAQKIMLNNWQSISNAK, encoded by the exons atgcacATGGACGATTGCTTCGAAATTATTGTCGACaataatataattcaaaCCTTGACTGTGCTACAGTATGATAAGTGGAGAGATAACGACATTTATGACACTATAGTTCAACTTCTGCACAAGTTGGACCAGCGCGTGAAGAATTACAG caACTTCGAACGATACTGCCACGAACTTTCAAAGGGAAAGCTAAAATGGTCCGTTTTGCACACGGAAAAATTTTGGCTCGAAAATGTCATGCAGTTCGAAAAAGATGAATTTAAAGCTATACAACAATTAGCAGATATAATAAAAAGCTATGCACATAATATAGCACAGAAGAGTGATTCCATGGAACTGAAGGAGGAAGTAGACGGAGTGACTGTGGCAGTGGCTTGTTTTGACATTGGCGAATTCGCAAGGCTTTACccgaatgggaagaaaatttgtCAGAAATTTAGAATAAAGGAAAACGTCATGATTTTAATTGCTACGAAGGACAGAGATATTGTGAGGGAAGCTCTTCTTTGTGCACAGAAAATTATGTTGAACAACTGGCAAAGCATATCGAATGCGAAGTGA